The following coding sequences are from one Panulirus ornatus isolate Po-2019 unplaced genomic scaffold, ASM3632096v1 CTG_3091_pilon, whole genome shotgun sequence window:
- the LOC139748449 gene encoding uncharacterized protein, with protein MKVHVVLVSLVVAVSARMPFVLPDGADVFLKGRSLDTSFSCISRPYGYYADVDNDCAIFHICQPITSDAGQLVETAHFTFICGEGTIFSQSSLTCTTPDLAYSCSQAPDIYDSINALFGTIDEEFDPIIFPIDYRSNVAESVVVEAPVVESVEAQADIIPEVVHEAEAIPSEV; from the exons ATGAAGGTCCACGTTGTCTTGGTCTCTCTGGTAGTTGCCGTCTCGGCCAGGATGCCTTTTGTGCTTCCTGacggtgctgacgtgttcctgaAGGGCCGTTCTCTCGACACCTCCTTCTCCTGCATCAGTCGCCCTTATGGCTATTATGCCGACGTCGACAACGACTGCGCCATCTTCCACATCTGCCAACCAATTACCAGTGATGCCGGACAG ttGGTGGAGACGGCTCACTTCACGTTCATCTGCGGTGAGGGTACCATCTTTAGCCAGAGTTCTCTAACCTGCACGACCCCAGACCTGGCCTACTCCTGCTCTCAAGCCCCCGACATCTACGATTCCATTAATGCTTTGTTTGGAACCATCGACGAGGAATTCGACCCCATCATCTTTCCTATAGATTACCGAAGCAATGTCGCTGAATCAGTTGTAGTCGAAGCCCCAGTTGTTGAATCAGTTGAGGCTCAGGCTGACATCATCCCTGAAGTCGTTCATGAAGCAGAGGCCATTCCTTCTGAAGTTTGA